A stretch of Pseudorhodobacter turbinis DNA encodes these proteins:
- a CDS encoding IS3 family transposase (programmed frameshift), translated as MTQRKHIPSYTAEFRARGVRLFNEQRSEYRSDNAAYQAIAPKLGCAPDSLRGWCRQSERDAGARNGPTCEEKARIKELEREVRELRQANEILKKASAYFCSGGTRPPVQEMISFIEDYRTDFGVGSICKILRVAPSSYYANSAIRRDPRLASNRARQDVTDSVEIRRVHDESRGRYGARKVWHQLRRESKDIARCTVERLMKVMGLQGVVRGKPVITTNPDASQPCPDDKVNREFKAQSPNQLWVSDFTYVSTWQGMVYVAFVVDVFSRRIVGWRVSTSMTTAFVLDALNQAICQRSPEKGGGLIHHSDRGSQYLSIKYTERLADAGIDPSVGTVGDSYDNALAESIIGLFKTEVTKLLGPWKSMGQLEWETLKWVDWYNTKRLHSAIGYVTPHEAEEMFYATLNPNEKAA; from the exons ATGACACAACGCAAACATATCCCGTCTTATACGGCTGAGTTCCGCGCGCGCGGCGTTCGGCTTTTCAATGAACAACGCTCGGAATATCGCAGTGACAATGCTGCTTATCAGGCAATTGCACCCAAGCTGGGCTGTGCTCCTGATAGCCTGCGGGGATGGTGCCGTCAGTCTGAACGCGATGCTGGTGCCCGCAACGGTCCCACCTGTGAGGAGAAGGCCCGGATCAAAGAGCTTGAGCGTGAGGTTCGGGAACTGCGCCAAGCAAATGAGATTCTGAAGAAGGCTTCTGCGTATT TTTGCTCAGGCGGAACTCGACCGCCCGTTCAGGAAATGATTTCATTCATTGAAGATTACCGCACGGACTTTGGTGTCGGGTCGATCTGCAAGATTTTGCGGGTCGCACCATCGTCCTACTATGCAAATTCGGCGATCAGACGAGATCCCCGGCTCGCCTCAAACAGGGCGCGCCAAGACGTAACGGACAGCGTGGAAATCCGGCGCGTTCACGATGAAAGTCGTGGCCGCTATGGCGCCAGAAAGGTCTGGCACCAACTGCGCCGTGAGAGCAAGGACATCGCCCGATGCACTGTCGAACGCTTGATGAAAGTTATGGGATTACAGGGCGTTGTTCGCGGCAAGCCAGTCATCACGACGAACCCCGATGCCTCTCAGCCGTGTCCGGACGATAAAGTGAACCGCGAATTCAAAGCACAATCCCCAAACCAGCTCTGGGTCAGTGACTTCACTTATGTTTCCACATGGCAGGGCATGGTTTACGTCGCATTTGTTGTCGACGTCTTCTCTCGAAGGATCGTCGGCTGGCGGGTCTCAACATCGATGACAACAGCCTTTGTGCTCGATGCCTTGAACCAGGCGATCTGTCAGCGCAGCCCTGAAAAAGGCGGCGGGTTGATACATCATTCCGACCGCGGATCTCAATATTTGTCCATTAAATACACTGAGCGATTGGCGGACGCTGGGATCGATCCATCTGTCGGAACCGTGGGAGATTCCTACGATAATGCCCTCGCTGAAAGCATCATTGGCCTGTTCAAAACTGAGGTTACAAAGTTGCTCGGCCCATGGAAATCAATGGGCCAGCTTGAATGGGAAACGCTGAAATGGGTCGATTGGTACAACACCAAGCGCCTGCACAGTGCCATCGGATATGTCACGCCGCATGAAGCAGAGGAGATGTTCTATGCAACCTTGAACCCAAATGAAAAAGCAGCCTAA
- a CDS encoding SH3 domain-containing protein — protein MSRLFSAAHMSLLALSLTVSASAASAEMMEVVGIADGDTLNVRQGPSASSADIGDLEEHTMVEVLGRNFAQTWAQIQYRGQLGWVSTAYLASSAPPRAVIGVNVVTGIAADDPDGGLVVRGGAGTEFAAIGALRNETLVHVIQMAEGGTWAMIGFGGNVGWVSTAYLTAANTLSTPSDGVDPYIAPDGGPLPAVFTVTGVAAGDKLWVRDAPNITGTRLGGLSPNSVVSLNRRASGDWGQITLNGQIGYVHMGYVTRASEGGGNTTVNGFPLGLTCRGTEPFWTLTIAEDRTVEYTSLVNGADPITSLTQTTPSIGGGYPYTFGAQRYSGTLDQTACSDGMSDISYSMSLTLTRVINGGGSETLYGCCNVE, from the coding sequence ATGTCCCGTCTCTTCTCCGCCGCGCATATGTCGCTTCTCGCCCTTAGCCTGACCGTCTCCGCCTCGGCGGCCTCTGCCGAGATGATGGAGGTTGTCGGCATTGCAGACGGCGACACATTGAACGTCCGCCAAGGCCCGAGTGCGTCCTCCGCCGATATTGGCGATCTGGAGGAGCATACGATGGTCGAAGTGCTGGGTCGGAACTTTGCGCAAACATGGGCGCAGATCCAGTATCGCGGCCAGTTGGGCTGGGTCTCAACGGCCTATCTCGCCTCCTCCGCACCGCCCCGTGCGGTGATCGGTGTCAATGTCGTGACAGGCATTGCCGCAGACGATCCTGACGGCGGGCTGGTGGTACGCGGTGGTGCGGGCACGGAATTTGCTGCCATCGGCGCGCTGCGCAACGAGACCTTGGTGCATGTCATCCAGATGGCCGAGGGCGGAACATGGGCGATGATCGGTTTCGGTGGCAATGTGGGCTGGGTCAGCACGGCCTATCTGACGGCGGCCAACACCCTGTCCACCCCGAGCGACGGAGTTGATCCGTATATCGCCCCCGATGGTGGCCCCCTGCCTGCGGTGTTTACCGTGACGGGCGTGGCAGCAGGCGACAAGCTCTGGGTCCGCGATGCGCCAAACATAACTGGCACGCGGCTCGGCGGGCTCTCTCCTAATTCGGTGGTCAGCCTCAACAGGCGGGCGTCCGGGGATTGGGGACAGATAACGCTCAACGGCCAGATCGGCTATGTCCACATGGGCTACGTCACCCGTGCCTCTGAAGGCGGTGGCAACACGACCGTAAACGGCTTTCCGCTGGGTCTAACCTGTCGCGGGACGGAGCCGTTCTGGACCCTGACCATCGCAGAGGACCGCACGGTGGAATATACCTCGCTCGTCAACGGCGCGGACCCGATCACCTCGCTCACCCAAACCACGCCTTCCATCGGTGGCGGCTATCCCTACACCTTCGGCGCGCAGCGGTATTCGGGCACGCTTGATCAAACGGCCTGTTCCGATGGCATGTCCGACATCAGCTACTCCATGTCCCTGACCCTGACCCGCGTGATCAACGGCGGCGGATCGGAAACGCTCTACGGGTGCTGCAACGTCGAATAG
- a CDS encoding peptidoglycan-binding domain-containing protein: MARRFATASLRCILMTLAMSGGAPTLAVAQNLIVNGDFESPVVPNYGDNILVFPAPWLTTYSMGSGAGPFTLQGSLVRVDGVGGATSVAEPGVNGGDVLLQALPQEDASNGPDGQYLRWVSNDSWQTVYWRQFGQRVEMPQDGCIKFGADIARAAPPSVPVWQISNWVRFEIHEMSPLDLQEIQANPNPPHMDPRIARGDAFVNEVFTLTPDGRWHEKAIRMNVEAGKTYALSAFSYSGVAMDDVYAEFVPVEQCVPGWTPPIPTLEASDISLTKSCTPATSAQHNGQVGQMWECSVDVTIPSAPFAGTLIVTDLYTPNSTTASEMISASSASGDFDCTTGGSCSIDGADFDMSGTDMLDFTTFVTSTELQDTYPMQNCVEGSYDDGTGAVTPVAGTCVNAEWIPRSSIEKTCDPLETVTSGPMTMNCQIEVMGTDLATGSYILAADMFSSLAPMTTTITGTMMNVTSTEPWSCVDQSVNNPGSIGVCELTASDMLAAGGASTINVSFDFAASQTEGQVLNCPMTDLLPASFHSAPGQRSAAPDMDAPQPDTIAGLPDNCVVLDLPVPTAPPEFSLKKGCRLGGVQDGNAFYACTIYISQSSGAPITDPLTFDELFSTTSGNPATQYMLNMQGTPAMPNGWDCQQPPYANGASCTIAAADFNANPSHRIDAYLSIPTSAFGDEGFKNCAQVRIGDQVVGAADCIEVDEPPIETVFDVSKQCKEAGPRQTFGSSVWFQPYQCTLTVATNGAPFTGPLWLSENLSFGQNPGAGSIQNITSADPWICSTPPYAPAGQGTTPECSIDGAQFPASGHSTLTVDLMMNGAMDMFGAKNCVSIGLGKAVGEGKPLASDCFEIAPPPAPEPDLDITKACAPAAQGDDGIWTAECEISIHFQNFDTATNHQFYIYDELGGSGPQTPLTSLMPFNTMGAGGWGPPSGTPAGFNTATGMLLNYLQANGSATITQPYTATFSGPAGQLLNGGPITNCAWVTIPSLSLRAPAGPVGDEKVCTPITFPISTVAGAWGTTDPAAPDTPVGPAIGTGSIGSTRPDIAFPSPVPAVPRPELTMVKEQTGSCDPDRISQTYDCGFRLRVTNTGDGAYLGPLVLTDTSSAPGMVAAQVVSGNGWTCGAVVNAALSCSNPALNLAPGASTHIDLRTTVNALRKGGTFQNCAAVGVPINRTERVALIQKLMNDRGLNAGPVDGKPGQKTYTALSKLRSDLGLPDSRDFDDALFEALGLPLQDNAVSSCVTAKLPAMPAPPLRCDAASTVKRGESCACRYDNMTANSATSCQCVKGFELVRGKGCVEVKTDTPSPAPPPTPRPALQCDLRSTYERGDICACIDHKNAKNVSATQCGCTNGLPMINGKCIPLVIKPADPVKDGESAEKCKIEINGICIK; this comes from the coding sequence ATGGCCCGACGTTTTGCGACTGCCTCCTTGCGCTGTATTTTGATGACACTGGCGATGAGCGGCGGGGCGCCCACATTGGCGGTGGCGCAGAACCTGATCGTCAATGGTGACTTCGAGTCGCCCGTCGTGCCCAATTACGGGGACAATATTCTGGTTTTTCCAGCCCCATGGCTCACGACCTATTCGATGGGAAGCGGCGCTGGCCCGTTCACGTTGCAGGGGTCATTGGTGCGCGTTGATGGCGTGGGCGGTGCCACCAGCGTTGCCGAACCGGGGGTCAATGGTGGAGATGTTTTGCTTCAGGCCCTGCCGCAAGAGGATGCGTCCAATGGGCCTGACGGACAGTATCTTCGTTGGGTGAGCAATGACAGCTGGCAGACGGTCTACTGGCGGCAGTTTGGCCAACGGGTCGAGATGCCTCAAGACGGCTGTATCAAATTCGGGGCGGATATTGCCCGCGCAGCGCCGCCATCGGTGCCCGTCTGGCAGATCTCGAATTGGGTGAGGTTTGAAATTCATGAAATGTCGCCGTTAGATCTTCAGGAGATACAAGCCAACCCGAATCCGCCGCACATGGACCCTAGAATTGCACGTGGGGACGCGTTCGTTAACGAAGTGTTCACACTGACGCCAGACGGGCGCTGGCATGAAAAGGCCATACGGATGAACGTCGAGGCGGGCAAAACCTATGCTTTGAGTGCGTTTAGCTATTCGGGCGTCGCGATGGATGACGTCTATGCCGAATTTGTGCCCGTGGAACAATGCGTTCCCGGATGGACGCCACCAATCCCCACATTGGAGGCCAGCGATATCTCTCTCACCAAATCCTGCACGCCCGCGACCTCGGCCCAGCACAACGGCCAAGTCGGGCAGATGTGGGAATGTTCTGTGGATGTCACCATACCGAGCGCGCCTTTTGCGGGCACGTTGATCGTCACGGACCTCTACACCCCGAATTCGACCACCGCGAGCGAAATGATCTCTGCCAGTTCCGCTTCGGGCGATTTCGACTGCACGACGGGGGGGAGTTGCAGCATCGACGGGGCGGATTTTGATATGAGCGGCACAGACATGCTCGACTTTACGACCTTTGTCACCAGCACCGAGTTGCAGGACACCTACCCGATGCAGAACTGCGTCGAGGGCAGCTATGACGACGGGACGGGCGCGGTCACCCCTGTCGCGGGCACCTGTGTGAACGCAGAATGGATTCCGCGCAGCTCCATCGAGAAGACCTGCGACCCTCTCGAGACGGTCACATCGGGTCCGATGACGATGAATTGTCAGATCGAGGTCATGGGCACGGACCTTGCGACAGGGAGCTATATTCTCGCAGCGGATATGTTTAGCTCTTTGGCCCCCATGACCACGACGATTACGGGCACGATGATGAATGTCACCTCGACCGAGCCGTGGTCCTGTGTGGATCAGAGCGTCAATAACCCCGGATCGATCGGAGTGTGTGAACTCACTGCGTCCGATATGCTGGCCGCAGGCGGGGCGTCGACGATCAACGTCAGCTTCGATTTCGCCGCAAGTCAGACAGAAGGCCAAGTGCTCAACTGTCCCATGACCGACCTTCTGCCCGCTTCCTTCCATAGCGCTCCGGGCCAGCGCAGCGCCGCCCCTGACATGGACGCGCCGCAGCCCGACACGATTGCGGGCCTACCCGACAACTGCGTGGTTCTGGACCTGCCCGTGCCAACAGCCCCGCCGGAATTTTCCTTGAAAAAGGGCTGTCGTCTGGGCGGGGTGCAGGATGGAAACGCCTTTTATGCCTGCACGATCTACATCAGCCAGAGCAGCGGCGCGCCGATCACCGATCCGCTGACCTTTGACGAGCTGTTCTCGACCACATCGGGCAATCCCGCGACGCAATATATGCTGAACATGCAAGGCACCCCCGCCATGCCGAACGGGTGGGATTGCCAGCAGCCACCCTATGCCAATGGCGCAAGCTGCACGATTGCCGCCGCCGATTTTAACGCCAACCCGAGCCACCGGATTGATGCCTATCTGTCGATCCCGACGAGCGCCTTTGGCGACGAGGGGTTCAAGAACTGCGCGCAGGTGCGGATCGGGGATCAGGTCGTCGGCGCGGCGGATTGTATCGAGGTTGACGAGCCGCCCATTGAGACCGTCTTTGATGTCTCGAAACAGTGTAAGGAGGCCGGCCCGCGTCAGACATTCGGTTCCTCGGTCTGGTTCCAGCCCTATCAATGCACCCTCACTGTCGCGACCAATGGCGCGCCTTTTACGGGGCCGCTGTGGCTCTCGGAAAACCTGTCTTTCGGGCAGAACCCTGGCGCGGGCTCGATCCAGAACATCACCTCCGCCGATCCGTGGATCTGTTCCACCCCGCCCTATGCGCCTGCGGGCCAAGGCACGACACCGGAGTGCAGCATCGACGGCGCGCAATTCCCCGCCTCGGGCCATTCGACTCTGACCGTTGATCTGATGATGAACGGCGCGATGGACATGTTCGGCGCAAAGAACTGCGTCTCGATCGGTCTGGGCAAAGCGGTCGGAGAGGGCAAACCGCTGGCCAGTGATTGTTTCGAGATCGCCCCGCCGCCCGCGCCTGAGCCCGACCTCGACATCACCAAGGCCTGCGCCCCCGCGGCGCAGGGCGACGATGGCATCTGGACCGCAGAGTGCGAGATCAGCATCCATTTCCAAAACTTCGACACCGCGACCAACCATCAATTCTACATCTATGACGAATTGGGAGGCAGCGGTCCGCAAACACCTCTGACCTCGCTGATGCCGTTCAATACAATGGGCGCGGGCGGATGGGGCCCTCCATCAGGCACGCCCGCAGGGTTCAATACCGCCACCGGAATGCTCCTGAACTATCTGCAAGCCAATGGCAGCGCCACGATTACACAGCCCTATACCGCGACCTTCTCCGGTCCTGCGGGACAGCTCCTCAACGGCGGACCGATCACAAACTGCGCTTGGGTGACGATCCCGTCGCTCTCCCTGCGCGCGCCTGCGGGGCCTGTGGGGGACGAAAAGGTCTGCACGCCGATCACCTTCCCAATAAGTACCGTGGCGGGTGCATGGGGCACAACTGACCCCGCCGCGCCCGACACGCCCGTTGGCCCCGCCATCGGCACGGGCAGTATCGGATCAACCCGACCCGACATCGCGTTCCCGTCCCCCGTGCCCGCTGTGCCGCGTCCCGAATTGACCATGGTGAAGGAACAAACAGGAAGCTGTGATCCCGATCGCATCAGCCAGACCTATGACTGCGGCTTCCGCCTGCGTGTTACCAATACGGGCGACGGGGCCTATCTCGGGCCGCTGGTGCTGACCGATACGAGCAGCGCACCGGGGATGGTGGCGGCGCAGGTGGTGTCGGGCAATGGCTGGACCTGTGGCGCGGTGGTGAATGCGGCGCTGTCGTGTTCCAATCCCGCGCTCAACCTTGCGCCCGGCGCGTCTACCCATATCGACCTGCGCACGACGGTCAACGCCCTGCGCAAAGGCGGCACGTTCCAGAACTGCGCGGCGGTCGGGGTTCCGATTAACCGCACGGAGCGCGTGGCCCTGATCCAGAAACTCATGAATGATCGCGGCCTCAACGCGGGGCCTGTTGATGGCAAGCCGGGGCAAAAGACCTACACCGCTCTGTCCAAACTGCGTAGCGATCTTGGCCTGCCTGACAGCCGCGACTTTGACGATGCGCTGTTTGAGGCCCTCGGCTTGCCCCTGCAAGACAACGCCGTGAGCTCTTGTGTCACGGCCAAGCTTCCCGCCATGCCCGCGCCGCCCTTGCGTTGCGATGCGGCCAGCACGGTGAAACGGGGCGAAAGCTGTGCCTGTCGCTATGACAACATGACCGCCAACAGTGCCACCTCCTGCCAATGCGTCAAAGGGTTTGAACTGGTGAGAGGCAAGGGCTGCGTCGAGGTCAAAACCGACACACCTTCGCCAGCGCCACCCCCTACGCCCAGGCCCGCGCTGCAATGTGACTTGCGCTCGACCTATGAACGCGGTGACATCTGCGCTTGTATCGACCATAAAAACGCCAAGAATGTCTCTGCCACGCAATGCGGTTGCACCAATGGCCTGCCGATGATCAACGGCAAATGTATTCCTTTGGTGATCAAACCGGCAGACCCCGTCAAAGACGGGGAGAGCGCCGAGAAATGCAAAATCGAGATCAACGGAATTTGCATTAAATAA
- a CDS encoding helix-turn-helix transcriptional regulator produces the protein MNTLFQKLEDTLDRATEDARYWDTALKFVVEILGGTGALIPATDQFFRGTWMAGTKEMKEALPSYINEGWVRNDPREAVLGLMMERGYACDHDVFADRAERDMIPIYRDYLYPLNFGVHYCIRILTPNGYWAMTVHFDNDHAPISAEDVALIERIQAMFANSTAQADEIARKRIAAFAQFFKGTESEVFVLDVDGKECFSINNSGKIQTRARLRDVIPDEMSAALGAEIRELCSSDPNLSMSRAYQFNIAAKSSSVLIIQIPPNLRHFFMHFKVCAIRTECSDTTALKQSCLRETYGLSTAEITTVELLVGGKTPNMIAELLSVKASTVRQRLKQVFEKMQVNSQVELIGLHNRL, from the coding sequence TTGAACACCCTGTTTCAAAAGCTTGAAGACACGCTGGATCGGGCAACCGAAGACGCTCGGTATTGGGATACGGCACTCAAATTCGTTGTGGAAATTCTGGGGGGCACGGGGGCACTTATTCCCGCCACGGACCAGTTCTTTCGCGGCACATGGATGGCGGGCACCAAGGAAATGAAAGAGGCATTGCCCAGCTACATCAACGAGGGCTGGGTGCGCAACGATCCGCGCGAGGCGGTGCTCGGGCTGATGATGGAGCGCGGTTATGCCTGCGACCATGACGTATTCGCGGACCGTGCAGAGCGGGACATGATCCCGATCTACCGCGACTATCTCTATCCGCTGAATTTCGGAGTGCATTATTGCATCCGCATCCTGACGCCCAACGGCTATTGGGCGATGACGGTGCATTTCGACAACGACCATGCGCCGATCAGCGCCGAAGACGTGGCTTTGATCGAACGCATTCAGGCGATGTTTGCCAATTCCACGGCACAGGCCGACGAGATCGCCCGCAAACGCATCGCCGCCTTCGCACAGTTTTTCAAAGGGACGGAGTCCGAGGTCTTTGTGCTCGATGTCGATGGCAAAGAATGCTTCAGCATCAACAACAGCGGGAAGATTCAGACCCGCGCGCGCTTGAGGGATGTGATCCCCGACGAGATGAGCGCGGCACTCGGGGCCGAGATCAGGGAGCTGTGTTCCAGTGATCCAAACCTCTCGATGAGCCGCGCCTATCAGTTCAACATCGCCGCCAAGAGCAGCAGCGTGCTGATCATCCAGATCCCGCCGAATTTGCGACACTTCTTTATGCACTTCAAAGTCTGCGCGATCCGTACCGAATGCAGCGACACCACCGCGCTCAAGCAAAGCTGCCTGCGCGAGACCTACGGGCTGTCCACCGCGGAGATCACAACGGTCGAGCTTCTGGTCGGAGGCAAGACACCGAACATGATCGCCGAATTGCTCAGCGTCAAAGCCTCCACTGTGCGCCAGAGGCTCAAACAGGTTTTCGAGAAGATGCAGGTGAACAGTCAGGTGGAGCTGATCGGGTTGCACAACCGCCTTTAG
- a CDS encoding site-specific integrase has protein sequence MRDCDKKQAFTEADLHRLFKSPVWSGSKSEYHQTDPGPDIYQNGTYWTPLLGAFTGARREEVAGLAPADIVEIDGIPCLNIEDSELRRIKNISSKRLVPIHSRLIALGFLDFVETARAKGQAELFPDLREPATGKHGRKLGRRMRQIVDKTFGAEGADLSFHSLRHYVQGTLEHVPEVTDKVLRDIVGHEGKDTHERTYSKPTPPAVLQAAIEKLPAVI, from the coding sequence GTGCGCGACTGCGACAAGAAACAGGCGTTCACCGAGGCAGATCTGCACCGCCTGTTCAAATCTCCTGTTTGGTCTGGATCGAAGTCAGAATATCACCAGACCGACCCCGGTCCCGATATCTATCAAAACGGCACCTATTGGACGCCTTTGCTGGGCGCTTTTACGGGCGCGCGCCGTGAAGAGGTCGCGGGTTTAGCCCCCGCTGATATTGTTGAAATCGATGGCATCCCCTGCCTGAACATCGAAGATTCCGAGTTGCGGCGGATCAAGAACATATCGTCAAAACGGCTCGTGCCGATCCACAGCCGTCTGATCGCGTTGGGTTTTCTGGATTTCGTGGAAACAGCCCGCGCCAAGGGGCAAGCCGAGCTGTTCCCCGACCTGCGCGAACCTGCAACGGGGAAACATGGCCGCAAACTTGGCCGCCGGATGCGCCAGATCGTCGATAAAACCTTTGGGGCCGAAGGTGCTGATCTGTCGTTCCACAGCCTGCGGCACTATGTTCAGGGCACGTTGGAACATGTTCCGGAAGTGACCGACAAGGTGCTGCGAGACATCGTCGGACATGAGGGCAAAGACACCCATGAGCGCACCTATAGCAAGCCTACGCCGCCCGCTGTCTTACAGGCGGCCATCGAGAAGTTACCAGCCGTGATCTGA
- a CDS encoding IS3 family transposase (programmed frameshift) produces the protein MKMTRYSEPQILAILRQAEGGVPVAELCREHGMSNASFYKWRAKYGGMDASMVSQMKAMEEENRRLKRMYADLSMQADLLKEALGKKLTGPSQRREMAETAVERRGVSIALACRAFEVSETCYRYSPKLKDENEVIADLLTGLTDARKTWGFGLCFLHLRNVKGHPWNHKRVYRIYCELELNLRIKPRKRLKREKPDVLAVPNRPNVTWSMDFMADRLGDGRAFRLLNVLDDFNREGLGIEVDFSLPAERVIRSLDRIIEWRGKPGTIRVDNGPEYISETLRKWAEKHSVTIQHIQPGQPQQNAYVERYNRTVRHEWLDQYIIESIEEAQDQATQWLWTYNNDRPNMGIGGITPAMKLKMAA, from the exons ATGAAAATGACCAGATATAGCGAACCCCAGATCCTTGCGATCCTGCGCCAAGCCGAAGGTGGTGTGCCGGTGGCCGAGCTTTGCCGTGAACATGGCATGAGCAATGCGTCGTTTTACAAATGGCGTGCGAAGTATGGTGGCATGGATGCATCCATGGTCAGCCAGATGAAAGCCATGGAGGAAGAGAACCGCAGGCTGAAGCGGATGTATGCAGATCTGAGCATGCAGGCGGACTTATTGAAGGAAGCCCTCGGAAAAAAGT TAACGGGGCCATCTCAGCGCCGCGAGATGGCCGAAACGGCGGTAGAGCGACGGGGCGTCAGCATCGCGCTGGCGTGCCGGGCCTTCGAGGTCAGCGAGACCTGCTATCGTTACAGCCCGAAGCTGAAAGACGAGAACGAGGTGATCGCCGATCTGCTGACAGGGCTGACGGATGCGCGCAAGACTTGGGGATTTGGCCTGTGTTTCCTGCATTTGCGCAACGTGAAGGGGCATCCGTGGAACCACAAGCGGGTCTACCGGATCTACTGTGAGCTGGAACTGAACCTGCGCATCAAGCCGCGCAAGCGGCTGAAACGGGAGAAGCCTGACGTTCTGGCGGTCCCGAACAGACCGAATGTGACCTGGTCCATGGACTTCATGGCGGATCGCCTCGGCGACGGCAGGGCTTTTCGGCTTTTGAATGTGTTGGACGACTTCAACCGCGAAGGGCTGGGGATCGAGGTTGATTTCTCGCTCCCTGCCGAACGGGTCATCCGCAGCCTTGATCGCATTATCGAATGGCGCGGAAAACCGGGCACGATCAGGGTCGACAATGGGCCGGAATATATCAGCGAAACACTGAGAAAATGGGCTGAGAAACATAGTGTTACGATCCAGCACATCCAACCCGGACAGCCCCAGCAGAACGCCTATGTCGAGCGCTACAACCGGACGGTTCGGCATGAATGGCTGGATCAATACATCATCGAAAGCATCGAGGAGGCTCAGGATCAGGCCACACAATGGCTCTGGACATATAACAACGACCGCCCGAACATGGGCATCGGCGGCATCACACCCGCTATGAAACTGAAAATGGCCGCGTAA
- a CDS encoding putative nucleotide-diphospho-sugar transferase yields MTQNSFRILLCADAGFFHFLPSLEENILKRQGEYPVIYDLGMTPAQVACLKSEVIKVTPPDRYKLQASSGAIKATHKPRCIQHFLENYAQDVLYIDADVVVLETIYSDEFLGGDLCVTPRHPIELRSPSPFLNGTLNSGVIFFKNTPAVQKVVKFWEAECGIDDKSDQMALSDVLEDADIKAGPGVGHAHGLTIQKLPAAIYNDVSCSTGKLWHFKNAGRRSSKKNKRAATIFFANNAPWSMHLWLSCQRRFRAQA; encoded by the coding sequence ATGACGCAAAACAGCTTTCGTATTTTGCTATGTGCTGATGCAGGATTCTTTCATTTTCTGCCTTCGCTTGAAGAGAATATCCTCAAACGTCAGGGGGAATATCCCGTGATATACGATTTGGGAATGACGCCAGCGCAAGTGGCATGCCTCAAGAGCGAGGTCATTAAAGTCACTCCGCCAGACCGCTATAAGCTCCAAGCTTCTAGTGGTGCTATTAAAGCTACACATAAGCCGCGGTGCATTCAGCATTTTCTGGAGAATTACGCGCAAGATGTTTTGTATATAGACGCTGATGTCGTTGTTCTTGAAACAATTTACTCCGATGAGTTCTTGGGTGGGGATCTCTGTGTTACGCCGCGCCACCCCATAGAACTGCGTTCACCGTCCCCCTTTCTAAACGGCACGCTGAACTCGGGCGTTATTTTTTTCAAGAACACCCCCGCCGTGCAGAAGGTCGTAAAATTTTGGGAGGCGGAATGCGGCATCGATGATAAAAGTGATCAAATGGCCCTTAGTGATGTTCTTGAGGATGCCGACATTAAGGCGGGCCCGGGGGTCGGTCATGCCCATGGATTGACAATTCAAAAGCTGCCGGCGGCTATTTATAATGACGTCAGTTGCTCAACTGGGAAACTGTGGCACTTCAAGAATGCGGGACGCCGATCCAGCAAGAAGAACAAGCGTGCGGCGACCATTTTCTTCGCTAACAACGCACCTTGGTCTATGCATCTGTGGTTGTCATGTCAGCGCCGCTTCCGGGCACAGGCGTAG